The following proteins are encoded in a genomic region of Bacillus sp. FJAT-22090:
- a CDS encoding AAA family ATPase has protein sequence MNRLVIMTVGITHSGKTTFAKALEKELHNSVVIDQDNHAEFLHTYYESLLPKQGPNVIKYALTQTIVNYVVNETNCHLILCNSNRNRKNRLKLLEHYHKQGFITILVNFEIPEHVVKERVAISQRSTTILRTASTFEEVLIRQQNESNKSDVIPPSKGEADHLFLIKSENEFPYIIKKIISIAHTNNT, from the coding sequence ATGAATAGGTTAGTAATTATGACAGTCGGTATAACCCATAGTGGTAAAACTACGTTCGCAAAAGCATTAGAAAAAGAGCTGCATAACTCAGTTGTGATTGACCAGGATAACCACGCGGAGTTCCTACACACTTATTACGAATCATTACTACCAAAACAAGGTCCAAATGTGATCAAGTATGCACTCACACAAACTATTGTTAATTATGTAGTTAATGAGACTAATTGCCATCTTATTCTTTGTAACTCCAATCGCAATCGGAAAAATCGTTTGAAACTACTTGAACATTATCACAAACAAGGATTTATCACTATCCTTGTGAATTTTGAAATCCCAGAACATGTTGTTAAAGAACGTGTTGCCATTAGTCAGCGAAGTACAACTATTTTAAGAACAGCTTCAACTTTTGAAGAAGTGCTTATTCGACAGCAAAATGAGTCTAATAAAAGCGATGTTATACCTCCAAGCAAAGGCGAAGCGGACCATTTATTTTTGATCAAAAGCGAGAATGAATTTCCGTACATAATTAAAAAAATTATTAGTATTGCCCATACTAATAATACATAG